From the genome of Tenrec ecaudatus isolate mTenEca1 chromosome 1, mTenEca1.hap1, whole genome shotgun sequence:
tAGAAGTCAAGTCTAGAAAAGGATTCTGGTCACGGGGAAGGCAATCCAGTCTCAGTCCAATCGCATCCAGACGACTTCTCCGTGGACTGGTTACAGCCAGCTCGGGCCTTCACAAGGCCGCCCTCCATTGGTGGGGGTCGCGACCATCGCACCAGCACCCGCCAAGTTTGTTTACAGAGGCCTTCGAAAGCCTTGGACTCAGCACACGTGAGCCCTCGAAGCCTTCGCTCTGGTCCCAGAGCGCGAGCTCCCGCTTCATGTGGCGCCATGCTCCTAGGTCAGGTCGGTTTGCCAGCCAAGGATGGCTGCTCGCAACCCATTGGCTCTCAGAGATGTCAGGTCCCCCGTGCTCCCGCCTTCTGACCGTCGCTGCTTTCTGATTGGCGGTGGGCCTAGAAGGCTCGCGATTGGTGGCCGTGAGCGAGGGCCGTCTCCCATTGGTCGCGCTCCGCAGTCCGTTATGGTGACGGCGGGAGGGGGCGGTGCCTCCCGTCAGCTTGGCCTTTCCTTGTGGAGCCAGGCCTCCTCCCGCGGGATTCCCTCCTTCTGCTGGACTTCTGCCTCAGCGTCAGGCCGGTCCTGCCGCGCCACGTGGGAATACAGCCCCGGGGGACGCTGCCCGGACATGGCCGCCTGCAAGCGGGTCCAGAGCCCCCGGAGCTCcctgcctggccccaaagtgcggCCCAGGACGCTGAGGTCGCGGTGGCGGAGGCTGAGGTGCAGTGGGCCAGGCTTTTCTCAGCCGCCCAGCGAGGGTGTCCAGGGACCCGAGGGGACACCTTAGCTGTGTGACCGCCACGAGAGGAGTCTTTGGTTCCTGGGGGGCGCTTGCTGCTTGGCGTGCAGGGGAGGAGTCAGGAGTAAGGTCGCGAGCCAGGGGTCGCCTTTCGGGGTGGGGTCCTAGGTCATGCGTGGGAGGAGTTGCATCACGCATGATCCTCTCAGAGTGACCCCGCGGTACAGGGAAGGGAGAGTCCGGGGTCCCGTCATCAAATTCGTGACAATCAGGGGACCCTCTCCTCGGACAGTTTAACCCCTGTCCTGGAAGCAAGAGGTCCTACTGGGTATGTCTGCAGTGTCTCTCTCCCCAATCAGTGTTGAGCTTACCCCTCTTTTCTGTGATGTCTCTCTCCTGCCCCTAGGGGGCTTACTTACATGAGAGTCAAAAGTTCTTCAGGTCTGCACAGTAGTGAGGGAGCAAGGACTCAGCgacactgcaggacagggtggaattgccctgctGATTTTGAGACTTCAATTCTGTATGGGaacaaaaagcctcctctttctcccattagCCAACGCGTGGTTTTGAGCCACTCATCTAGCAGGTAGCTGCCCAACACGTACCACTGCACCTGGGGCATGTGCCACAACCACTGGACTCTGCTCGTCTCATGGTTCAGGACAAAACAGTGGGGAAGCCTTGGTTCCTGTCCTccttctggggctctggtgtacaAGGGATGGCGGCTGTCAGGGACCTGGAGCTGAGCCCCAGAGCACGGCCTAGTGGGTTGGTAACCCAGTGATCCTGCTTATTTCTAGATTGCAGTAAAGACGGGAGACTACTGGTCCACTGCCCTCAACAGCAGTACACCCAAGTTTGGGTTTGGTGGCCAAAAGTGACACAGTGGGCATAAGGAGGACATTTGTGGCCCCAGTGCAGTAGGAAGAGAGCTTTCAGGGGCTGAGCGTCCAGTGCTTTTCTTTGGAGTTGGCTCAGAGTGGGGGACCGCTGCCCTTTGGGCTTTTAACCCTTCAGCAATCTCTGCTTTGTTCTTGTCTCCTCTTTTTTGTCAGCCTGCCCTCTAAGCTTCTTGTGACTCCCATGGTGCTCTACTGAAATCTCCTTCATTTAAGAACAGGAGGGCGTTATCACCTACCTCAGCAGCAGCCTGCAGTTCAACCAAAGGTCCCCACCCCAATAGAGCACTCAGTGTGAACTcccttgaaagaaaatatgtaaaactATTAATAATCTGAAACCACAGGAGAATATCGGTGATATGTGATGGTTACCATGGCTTCCCATTAGAAGACACACATATCAAATAAAAACAAGATTTTTTATCTTTCAATAAGAAACACAAAGCATATTCTGTAGTCTTTTTTAGACATGAcaatagttgtggtagttacataatctcctgtcaactggtgGTTAGTAAGAAATAAGGGGTGCAatttagcctggcaatcaggtcacagttggatGACCTCATTAAGAGGTGCCACAGAGGTAAttggctcactggaggtcaggtcCACACTCTctgtgctacacattcctgttgataaggcaCGTGGAGCCACACTTGACAGATAGAGCCCTTGAGATGCATccagcaccattggatccacaggactttccatccacttGTCTCTGATCTTCTTGTATTCTGCACTATTGCCTGTGCTGCATGAGGCTGAGCAGGAATttagggactggtatcagacatatgggctaatggaagACTTAAGGATTTGACCTAGTGTGGGCTGGGAGGGTTTCCTAATATTATattactcattgatataaagtggtttttgcatttaaagatgaactgaaatatatacccaggactgaaaaaaaatcactttgataTTCTGGCAGACtggttataaccaaataaagGCTCTTTAAATGTACAACACATTTTAGTGGCTGTCGCTTTTTTAACCCATAATAGTGTCTCAGATATTTTTATATGCTCAATTTTCATTCTCATATGCTTCAAGGAATATTTTGACTTTACTCTTTATTTCCTCAAACACTCATTGGTTTTTAAGTAAATTTTGGCTTATTTCCATGTATTGGACTATTGGAAGGTGATGATTCTATGCTTAATCTGattttttataattaataaaattatttaatggaAATTTATCATGTGCTAGGGCAATAAGTTATGCAGGTCTTATGGtcttctattatttttaatcttttattgggggtcaaacaactcttatcataatccatccatccatccattcaggaaggagatgagccagtcagggtgcagtgtggcaagggtgaaacatacagctttcctctagtttttgaatgcttcccccctccccagtacCATGATAccgattctaccttaaaatccgcctagagcagaggatgcacacgggtagagataggaactggaaacacagggaattcaggacagatgacccccccaggatcagtgatgagagcggtgatactgggagggtggagggtaggtgggatagaaaggagaactgactacaaggatctccatgtaaccccctccgtggggggcagacaacagaaaagtgtctgaatggagacgtcggacagtgtcagacatgacaaaataataacaatttataaattatcaagggttcattagggaggggaacaaacgaggagcagataccaagggctcaagtagaaagaaaatattttaagaatgacgatggcaacaaatgtaccattgtgcttgacataattctgACTTTACACCATTGTAAGCTGAAAACTGTTTGTAGTATCTTCATATTTCAAATTGTGTCGACGGTGATTAATGGCATTAACTTAAGATGTTGTAGCTTTCTGTAGATTTGGGGGATTATCCCTTTATCTAATGTATTATCACAGTACTTTTTCCCAATCTAGGGGTCCTCTGTTGACTGTTTGCATGAAATAGTTTGATGTGCATATATCATTCATTTTCAGTAGTTCcctgtattttattttcaatttccatgtattatAATGTTTGGAGTTAATCATTCTCTGGTTGATTTCTAAATTTATGGCATTGCGATTGACGTGATGGTTTGTAGTAcatcaatgtttttttttaatttaccgaTGCTTCTTTCATGACCTAAAATATGACCTGTTGTGGAATAGCTACCATAAATGCCAGAGAGATCGTGAATGGAATTGCTGTGGGTGAGCATTTCTCGATATACCTGAGATCAACTTTGACGGTTTCCCCTGTATTTTTGCTGGTATTCTTTAGAGTTGATCAGTCTTTGGTTgaaagtgaagtattgaagtctCCCAGGATGGTATAATttgatctatttttctcttcatttctgtaAGAATTTGATGGATATGTTTTTATGCTTTTTCATTTGGTGCTTTTATGTTCATGAAAGTTATGGTTTCTTGGTCAGTTAAGGCTTTCATAATTGAATAGTGACCCTATTTGTCATTTATTATATCATTAATCTAgatgtctattttgtcagagattaatagtGCTACTATATTTTACTTGTGATTACTGATAGCTTGGTATATTTtccccatcctttgatttttgagTCTATGCTTATCTATGCTTTATGGCATTAAATGTGACCGAATCTGGAGTAGGCTTTATGtgtactaaaaaaaagaaaaggtataatGTGTTTTGTTGGGTGAAGTTGTCCTTCTTGTGTCTAAGAGATCAAGTTGATTGTATTGCTTAGTTCTTCTTTATGTTCCTTAATTTTCTAGATAATTTTGTCATTTGCAAAATTGATGGGAAATGGGATAATTGGTTCCCATTTGCTGTGTTGGTCACAAGATCAATTCTACAGACCATGGGCCATACGTTGTTGGCGAGCTTGGTGTCAGTGGTCTTTAGTGCTATTGTGGATCATCTAGGGCATGGTCAGCAACCTTTTTGGCTCTCACAGGATCCTCTTTTTGGGGATTTACAAGAAATCCCAAAGGAAATTTTTAACTAACTGCCACACTGTCTTTTCTGATTCTACCATCCTCAGCTCATTAGAAGAACTTCTATCTCCTCAGTATAGATGGATACAGACCAGCATGAGGTCGTTCCAGAGCCttgctctccctcttccctggtgAAATCACTGCAGGTAACAGTGGAAGAAGTTGCCTAGATATatctttcttgtccttttcaaaaatgtttcttcCTTGTTGAGAACATCCACATCAAAACACTCATTTATCCAGTAACGACTTCATGTACAAGCAATTGTCGCTGATGCATGATGTCCCTCCAGTGATGTGACCATTCTCACCTACCTTTCCCCAGATATCCTCCTCCATTCTCATTAATTCATTATATTCAAGTTTCCTATCGAATAAGTACCTGTCACTGCACGAATACCTGGCTGTGGTGACAACAATGGCtttatagtaggttttgaggtgagATACTGCAAGACCACCAGCTTCGTTTTTCTTCTCaaggagttctttgcctatcctgtttttctctcttgtggaccagagaaaaaagtattcaaaatacaaacaggaaaaataatgCACAGTAAGAAGCTCAGGAGTCATTATGTCTGCTTGGGTTCTAAACTTTGTCCAGCATCTTTGACTCTGATGTGGACATTAACTTGTGGATTGATGAGATGTTGCCACTAGAGGACACAGAAAGTCAAtggaaagcaaagagagaaaataatcatATTTCTCCCCCGTCATTATTTGTCCCACAGTTTAAGAATTCTTATTAAAGATTTATTACAAGAATAGTACACAGCACAAAGAGGGGGAGGTTATAGGAGTgttagaacacagagcaacagtCATGCCAACAGAAGATGGCTGGATCGATCTCTTGTCTTTGGCGGAAATAAGGATTCTGAGGAGCAGAGAAGTTTTGAGCTGTTGAGGGCAGTGTCCGGTCGTATATTATTTACTACCTTGTCATCTTTTATGATGTCAGGTTGGGGTAGAGATTAAGGTAAAGGGAAGTATTGGGGTGTCTGATACACCTGAGACACCTATAGTCTTATGATTAGGTTAATGATCATGAAGGATGAGATCTCGGATGGCCTAGGTCACAGGGAATGGGATTTTCGCGTCATGGGTGCTGGAGGTGATCACGTGGTGGTGAGGAGTGTAGTCTATCCATGCCATCTACCTGGATGGTGGAAAGAGACAAATGAAGCAATGACCTACTCAGAGGCAGGATGCTTACCAAAGTGGCTTTGTGTGCTGTCCAGGGGGTAGTGACATGGGACAGCTGGAGAATAGTTATGGCCATCCAATATGTCAGTCAGCAGAGGGTTCAATCATCTTTGCTCCTTTGGCCTAATGTCAGCAAAGAAATTGTATTATATTTAACTTTCATCAAAATGATAGATCTTCATTTTGTTTAGACCTGTCTGTGTGCATCCATGATGATCAAATTCATCAGGGGatttgaaaagtactttctatACATTATAATTGAGGTGAAGCAACAGTTAAGCTCTGCCTACTACCCAAATGGTTCGTCGTAGTAACCTACACTGGTTCCACCAGAAGCAGTTCTTGGAATTGCTAGCTCTGGGGCTGTTCTCCTTTGGtgtttagggtcattatgagttaggatCACTTGGGCCCTTTTGAGGCAGGATCTCTCAACAAAATCCAATGCATGTTATCCAACAGTAGTGCTGTCTAAGGTAATATGATTCATTCTTACAACCCACGTGAACTATTTATTATCAATGGCTCTCTTCTTATGGATGCCACACTCAGTGTGTAGCACAAGCTATTACTCAGGATTCACAGGAATCTGTCAGAAGTGGAAGCATATTTGCTGCTTTGATTGTATTTTGTTCCCAGTGAGGAAAATGTATAATCAAACGcagataaactgaaaaaaaaaaaagcaaaactgagCTATTCTCACTTCTTATCTGGCTATAGGAGTCCCTGGATGGCTCAGTTTTgtcctgctcctctccctcctccattgCATCCTTTGCCACTTACACCTCATTGACTGTCACAACACAGCCTCATTCAAATCACCTTCGATGTTGTCTTCACTGTGCCCGTTTTCACAGTTCTGGCTCAAACCTTGACTTGATTGtgttagagagggttctctagggaagcacAACACGGAttcttttgaatatttatataaatgtgatatgacagctaatcagtccacaaagcagtacagagggctcagtccaactcacttctgCTTGTGAAGTCCTTTTGTAAACATAGACACACACTCAGTGTTCTCACCTTCCCTTCTACAGTGTCCTGGGATACCTGGCGTACCTGGCCAAAAACCTGCCCGACACCTTCCGTGAGGCCAAGTTTCTGATAGCATGCCGGTGTTCTCTAGTGTCTgggccatcttcctcccaagggagCTCATGGTCGTTGTGGATATTTCCATCTTGGCCTCCAAGTGTGGGGCATGTAGGCTTCATCTTTGCACAACAGTGCTATATGATCTCCCTAAGGCCAACTAGAAACACATCGAATGGGTTAAGGAATAAAATATGCTTGGGAAGAAAGTGATCCACAGCTCTGTGAGCTTTTCTCATAGATTTTACAAAAATAATAAGCATAAGTCGAAATATAAACGATGCCTTACCCAGTCAGCTTTTATGCCATGGATGCATCAGCTTTTGTTTTCCATGGCTTGTTGATTTCAAGTTCTGGGAGTGAGTTCCAATCCATAGGAACCTCGGGTACAAAAGAACAAAGCCCGAGCCGGGCCTGTGCATTCTCACAGTTTGGGGACACTTGACTCTTGCATCCAGTTTTCCAGTCCTCTCGCTGGGGTCACTTTCTTACTGCTTTCTTTCCTACACCTAACATGTCATCCTTTCCCAGCTACTGGTCCTTCTTGTTAGTAAGTCCAAAATAAATGGGACAACTCCTCACAATCTGAGTATGCTTCTCACAGAACTGATTTGCTTGTTCTACATCTCTAAACAGGAAGTAAAGGGAGGAGCCAACATCCTTGGGCGGGTCCAGCAGTGAACTCGCTGGCATTGAGGCCACCGGGAAGAGGGGCTTTGGTAGAAAGTCCTTGCGATCCATGTCTGAAAGATGATGAAAGAGCTGGTGACTACGCCAACCCCCCATCCCAGCAGCCACTTCCATCCATCTGCAAACCACCTTGCCCCCGGTCAGGTCGCTGTGACAGTCCTTGTCGGACAGAAAAACTGCGGGGAGCAGCTAGCCTAAAATCAGCAGCAGGTGCGCTTCACGACCATGTAGCTCTTCAAGCTGTCAGAAACGGGGTGGCCTAGGCTTCTCTTCTGTAACTCGCCTCTCGGTACTTTCAAACCGGGCACTTTTCAGTGAATAAACCAGGCTTTGACCGGTTCCCATGGACAAAATCCTGTGCCATACTTCCTCCTCGGGAACCAGTGAGGACGCCATGCGTGGGGCCGGACTCCAGGTTGGGGGACGAGCCCCAAAGTGGGCAGGGAGAcaagcctggagatctgcttctgcccAGAGACCTACAAGAAAGTCCtttaaagcacagttctactcgctACCGCTGGGGGCGCAGCGGGCCAGTCTGACAACCCTCTTTATGGGTTTGTTTTCCCTGTAACACATTGGTAGGTTTGGGGCGCCAGGTAGCGGCCCCGATGGGGCACGTGGGCAAGGGTTCAGCTGTGAACCTAAAGTGTGAGGCTTCAAGCCACCAGCCCTTCCGGAGAGCGAAGTGAGCACCCTTGGGGCCTGGTGGGCTTGCCACCGCGGGGTGGCCCTCACCTGGGgctgtgggctttcctgccacacaccAGGGGCTCACAAGGACCTCTGTGACCTCACTGGCTCCAGGAGGACTTAAGGCCCTGCAGACGGCTCTTACTTTGAGACGACAATGGCGACTCTACCTGACAAGAAGCAACAGCGTTGCTCTTGGGCAAACACCCAATTGCAAAGATTCACGACATTTTTATTCCCCGAACATCCAGCCCCGCGTCCGTCCCCACCGCCTCGCATCATGCCCCCGCCCCCATCACCCTCGCAGGACTGGAATCCCCCGAACACTCTCCTTCCCGGGCCTGTGTTCAGCCAGGTGGCTGACCACAAGCAAAAGCCTGCCACCTACCAGCAGGTAAGACTGGGCACTCAGCACACATTGTGGGGGAGGGCGAAAGCGGCCTGTGCCCAGCCTTTAGCTCCCTAGGTCCGTGTCAAAAGGGGGGCTTTGCCAGTCAGGCACCGACCTATTCTCTCACAGTTAGGAGGCCGAGGCCATTCTTCCAACACAGAATTAGCCTATGGGGCagagggggtttctgaggctagcgggctttcagagagcaggcagcctcaactttctctttaaaaaagggCTGGTGAGGAGGAACAACTGACCTTATTGTTAACAGTTCAACACATAACCTGTGACACCACCAAGGAACCCAGTTAGGAGttcaaattcagagttctctctctctctctctctctctctctctctctctctctctctctctctctctctctctctgtctccttttTCATCCATTTATGCTTCATGTGGTCTCTTAGAGCTCAAAAGAGATGGGCTCAGAAACCTCTCTACACTCATgtcggaaactcactgccataaatccctgctgacccacagtgaccctacaggacttggtagaagtgccccttggTGTCCGGAGACTGGAgcgctttaagggagtagaaagcctcatctttctgtggagCGTGTGGAGGGCTGGGATTACTCACTGCTGACTTCCTGGTTAGCAAACCCAATGCATGACCCCCGGGAGGCCAGCAGGGCCCCTCTCACAAGTGTGGTGGTTGACAGCATGTTGAGAATGTGAGGCAAGACAGAAAAGGCCGACTATCACACAAAGGTGGGCCATCTCAAAAAACTCCCAaatcaagaaaattttaaattatcattcaAAAAAGATCGACCCACTCAGGAATttgccggggcagttctactctgtgggtaGGGCGACTGTTGGACGGAGTTGgcccgatgacagtgggtttggctgggTTTGGCCTGGTCCTCTGTAGGCTTCCAGTCTGCTCAGCCCTGAAAGACTCCACGCAGGAGAATGCGTCTGTCACATCTGTCTTCTCTTGCTGGTTGACGTGGACTGCTGACCATTGGGTGAGCAGTGGGTTGCTCACCTACCGCAATTAAGACGCTGGTTAAGAGTTGCCACGAGTATCTCTTGGTAGAATACCTcaattcctaagcccctctaggcGAGCCCAGTGTCCCGAACCAAGCAGAATGGATTGGCATGAGCTTCCGACCTGGGCAAGGAGAGGAGAGCCCATGACATTGGGTGGGGATCTCTATCTGGCCCACAGCTGTTGGATACTGGAGAAGTCCTGATGGTCCCCATGGGGGACGCAAGGATGGACAAGGAGGGGGCCTGGTGGAAGATTCTGCTCTCTGGAGCCGTCGCGGGAACCGTGTCCCGCACCAGCACCGCCCCTCTGGACCGGACCCGAGTGCACATGCAGGTGTGGGCGTGGGGCCTCCACTGCAGCCAATGGGGATTAGTGGGCGGGGCTTACCCGGTTTCAGGGTGGGGCTCTAGGGTATTGTTGGGGATACAGGAAGGAGATTGTGGTTTTGGTGGTTGGGGACAAGGGCGAGCAATGGAGCCCAGAGGTGAGGGGGAAGCTTGGAGTGACGGGGGGAGCCTGATTTTTTCAATGGCGCTGGCTGCACCCAGATCCGAGGAGCTGGGAGCTGCAGgtggggctgggttgagaatgGAGAGGGCATCGGGGAGGGGTTTGTCCAAGGGTCAGGTCTTTTCCACCCTCAGGTTTACTCTTCCAAAAAACACCTTATGAACCTGCTGGGGGGGTTACGGAGCCTGATCCAGGAGGGAGGCTTCCGCTCGCTGTGGCGCGGCAATGGTATAAACGTGCTCAAGATCGCCCCTGAGTATGGGATCAAGTTTCTCGTCTTCGAAGAGGTAGGAAGTGATAGGTGTCTACAGCCCCGCCCTCCGGATCACATGAGCCCGCCTTCCCAGCCCTCTGTCTCCTGTCCGAGTCCTCAGGCCCTCTCCAAGGTGGGCTTGAGGCTGGAAGGCCCCGGagctgtgctcaccttcctctctcctcgcTCGGGCCCGCAGTGTAAAGCTCACTTCGGGGAGTCCTCAAACCCCATCTTCCAGGAGGATGTCTTGGCGGGGTCTCTGGCGGTGGCCGTTTCCCAGACGCTCATCAACCCCTTGGAGGTAAGTGAGAGCCTGCTCAGTGGACAGCCTCGCACAATGAAGCGACTGCAGCCCCTACCTACTGCGCAATGACTCGTGTGCCCCAGGCATCCTGCACAAAGCACCGTGTTCGACCCTCACCAGGACCCGCCACATGATCTGCCGGCTCCATTTGGTTGGTGGTTACTGTCAGATTGACTGTGATGCTAGGTAACCTGGCCATGGCATTCTTGGGCACCTCCTATGCACGTGACAGCTGGACTTTGactgagaaagactgaagaagcatcgaTGCCCTTGAGGGATGTGGTCAGTTCCCTGGACTGTCAAATGAACTCCCAGATCGGCCAGAAtgctctgagaggcaaggatggcgagactttggctCCCAGACTTTGGCCATGTTCCTGTCCAGTGAGCAGGACCCACAAGGAGATGGGTgcatacagtggctgcatccccGGCAGAAACATCAGAAGCACAGTTAAGATGATGTATGATTGGGCTGGTTCCTGCTGCTCCattgagtccctgtgagtcagaaccgagtccCCAGCACCTCACAGGAAGCACTCGCATGACAGCAGGGAACACTGCTCGGACAGAGACACTCAGTGCCCTTTGGGGATACTGTTAATCCATCTCTGGGAAGCTGGCCCTTGTGTTTTACGGACCTCCTCCTTTCGCAACCAGGACATCTTTTTTTATCACCACTGGGTCTCCTGGTCACTCAgccaaagtcttgctgtcctcacaTCTCAGAAGCCTCTGCTGGCATTGCCCTAAGCCGGGCTCCTCCTTCGGGGATCCCATCGTCCAGATACTGTTCTTGCCAATACCgtctttcttaggcatagactgaTTGCCCAACTGTTACGTGCATATGACGTCACCATGGCTTCCAGCTGAGTCCTGCCTGTGGCATTGTGGCTCTTGGACACTTCGCAAGAGGGGTGTTGCACAAGTGCCCAAGGCAGCCTGTCCCTTGAGTGCCTGATTGCGGCTCCAGTGGGAGCTAGTGGCAGATCTGAGCCAGACGGAAACCCTTGACTGCTTTGCTCTTTGCTCTTTGCGTCACTCTGTTGTttcttggtccagttctgaggtcgTTGGTTTCCTCTGTGTTGGGGTGCCATCCATCCTgacggctgtagtctttgatcttcatcggtaagtacttccagtcaactttcctcccagccagcaaggctgtgtccttggCACCCGGCAGGCTGCTCAATGGCCTTGCTCGGCTCCTGATTCCATGTACTTGTTGGCATCGCCCAGCATCTGGGATCACTGTCTGCACACAGGATGGAATCCTGAAGACAGGGAGGGGATCCGACGTTGAAGCACAACTTCCCTGGTTTGAAACCCTGCGGTCTTCCTGCCTCTGCTCATGTGTTCATATGAATGTGGGGACACAGCTGGTGTGGTTCAGGGAGCGTGAACATCAATTGTTTTGTGTTTCTGGTGTCCAGCGTGTAGTTGACGAGACCAGATATGGCTGGGGATACAATCCCAGACAGTACACCTGAGGCACAGTTACCACCCTTCAGTCAGGAAGGCTGGCACAGGACGGgaatggtttcagcagagcttctagaccaaaGCTTCCCAGAGTGGGTGGGCTTGAGCCTGGAGGGAGCACGGAGGGAGGCGTGCTGAGAAGACCCACTGAGGCTGCAGAAACAGATCCCTACACATTATGTGGTACCATTGGCTTTAGTAGTAAAGTGTTGCATTGCCAGCGGgtcatgattttgttctgaaagGGGGTAGAAAGCAAAGTAAAATTGGGCACAACTCTTGTACCGGATAAACCAGGGAGCAAGGGCTGGCCATCTACTTgccacactcgtgtataaaacccTGGGGGGTTGCCTCCTGACAGATGAGGTTAACAAACCTGGAGAGTGAGTGTCTGTTTCCCTGGGGCGGGTGTTTGATTTGAGGCAGGGCTGGCTCCAGGGCACTTAGCCCCATATGTCCCACTCACTGCACTTCTCCGGGCCCCAGAACAGGGATGCCCATAGGGGTTCTGAGGACCCTCCTCACCAGTGTCCCCTTGACGACCGTGGAGAGTCTCACCGACCTCTGAGGGCCTGGAGGCCCACCCCGTTGTTGagctgtgccaacagggctccttgcacAGGGACAGGGCATGAGTCCCCCATGAGACTACTGACAGGAGCTCCCTGGCCTCCCTGCCTCCACAGGTGCTGAAGATCCGCCTCACGCTGGGACGCACAGGCCAGTACGATGGCCTAGGTGACTGCGTCGGCCAGATTCTTCGCCGCGAAGGCCCAGCCGCGTTCTATAGGGGTTATGCGCCCAACATGCTTGGCATCATCCCTTATGCCTTCACTGACCTGGCTGTCAATAAggttggcagaggtgggggtgaggttgctgTAGGCGGCATTGACGTGGCCCAGGACTAGGGCCAAT
Proteins encoded in this window:
- the LOC142431732 gene encoding mitochondrial carrier protein SCaMC-3L-like; this encodes MVPMGDARMDKEGAWWKILLSGAVAGTVSRTSTAPLDRTRVHMQVYSSKKHLMNLLGGLRSLIQEGGFRSLWRGNGINVLKIAPEYGIKFLVFEECKAHFGESSNPIFQEDVLAGSLAVAVSQTLINPLEVLKIRLTLGRTGQYDGLGDCVGQILRREGPAAFYRGYAPNMLGIIPYAFTDLAVNKMMNNIRVKSRGDNEEHSQAYNIYTQTVSTVCGQMASYPLTLLRTKLQAKDTVEGSKPTMRAIFRDIMAEQGWPGLFRGLTPTLLKVIPAVAISCTVYTTMKSTLGV